A window from Schistocerca gregaria isolate iqSchGreg1 chromosome 8, iqSchGreg1.2, whole genome shotgun sequence encodes these proteins:
- the LOC126284104 gene encoding cytochrome b-c1 complex subunit 9, whose amino-acid sequence MSSLQCIEEDQGEKVSLVSAVCAVWAEESALGGLLRKTKIPPFAMPGITTKLYQSVFRRTSTFALTIMLSAFVFERTFELGSAWTFDYINRGKLWDHIKDKYAAPEDE is encoded by the exons ATGTCCTCACTTCAATGCATTGAAGAAGATCAAGGTGAAAAAGTATCTTTGGTTTCTGCAGTGTGCGCGGTGTGGGCTGAGGAGTCTGCTTTGGGTGGATTATTGAGAAAGACTAAAATCCCACCTTTTGCCATGCCTGGAATTACAACTAAACTGTACCAGTCGGTGTTTCGGCGAACGTCGACGTTTGCATTAACCATCATGTTGAGTGCATTTGTGTTTGAAAGGACATTTGAACTTGGATCAGCCTGGACGTTCGATTACATCAACAGAGGC AAACTGTGGGATCATATAAAAGACAAATATGCAGCTCCAGAAGATGAATAA